In Acidianus brierleyi, one genomic interval encodes:
- a CDS encoding enoyl-CoA hydratase/isomerase family protein, whose translation MYVNLEDHNNYCVISFNTGGKYNLVNIKFMIEFLDTLAEIEKNRSYRFIMIHGENGNFGAGADIRELLKASEDKEFAISFFNYMKAMYQKLLNINKITIAQVNGVAYGASLEMLLLMDFVIAEESSKFAAPGGKIGVFPPVLVSLGPYIIGLRNVKRLAMLGEEIDSKEAKNIGLIDSYGDIKEETNSLVSKLVSFSPTALLSMKRLVLSNMSHNLDDAFESIISQVTSDNAKEGISSFLAKIKPSWTNFQF comes from the coding sequence ATGTATGTAAACTTAGAAGATCATAATAATTACTGCGTTATATCGTTTAATACGGGCGGTAAATATAATTTAGTTAATATAAAATTTATGATAGAATTCCTAGATACTTTGGCTGAGATAGAAAAAAATAGATCTTATAGATTTATAATGATTCATGGGGAAAACGGTAATTTCGGAGCTGGAGCAGATATTAGAGAATTACTTAAAGCTTCTGAAGATAAGGAATTTGCAATATCTTTTTTTAACTATATGAAAGCCATGTATCAAAAATTACTAAATATAAATAAGATTACAATAGCTCAAGTTAATGGCGTAGCGTATGGTGCCTCATTAGAGATGTTATTACTCATGGACTTTGTTATTGCTGAAGAAAGCTCTAAATTCGCGGCCCCTGGTGGTAAAATAGGAGTCTTTCCACCAGTATTAGTATCACTAGGTCCTTATATAATAGGTTTAAGGAACGTTAAAAGATTGGCAATGTTAGGCGAAGAGATAGATTCTAAAGAGGCCAAGAATATTGGTCTTATAGATTCGTATGGAGATATTAAGGAGGAGACGAATAGTTTAGTTTCAAAACTCGTGAGTTTTTCTCCAACTGCATTATTATCAATGAAAAGATTAGTTTTGAGTAATATGAGTCATAATCTAGATGATGCTTTTGAAAGCATTATTTCTCAAGTTACTAGCGATAATGCAAAAGAAGGAATATCATCATTCTTAGCTAAAATAAAACCGTCTTGGACTAATTTTCAGTTTTAA
- a CDS encoding ABC transporter ATP-binding protein, with amino-acid sequence MMSIEVEDLWKIYKNRVEALRGISFSVNSGEVFSLLGPNGAGKTTTVKILSCVLKPTKGKVSVLGFNIPEMCNEVRKIVGIVPQEFQGFSDLTVEDNIKYFSSLYDKKSDIDELIDILDLKKYVKTKFKQLSGGYKRRVAIACALAGDPKIVYLDEPTVGLDPKSRRNLWDIVRDLKRSGITVLLTTHYLDEAEILSDKVAVIYDGRIVRIGTPKELMSEFNKSNLEEAYLALMESLGEQ; translated from the coding sequence ATGATGAGCATTGAAGTTGAAGATTTATGGAAAATATATAAAAATAGGGTTGAAGCTCTTAGAGGAATTTCCTTCTCAGTAAATTCTGGAGAAGTATTTTCGTTATTAGGACCTAATGGTGCAGGTAAAACAACTACCGTTAAGATTCTTTCCTGTGTTCTAAAGCCTACTAAAGGTAAAGTGAGTGTTCTAGGCTTTAATATTCCAGAAATGTGTAATGAGGTTAGAAAAATTGTTGGCATAGTCCCTCAAGAATTCCAAGGTTTTTCTGATCTCACAGTGGAAGATAATATAAAATATTTCTCAAGTTTATACGATAAAAAATCAGATATAGACGAGCTTATCGATATTCTAGATCTTAAAAAATACGTTAAAACTAAATTTAAACAATTATCTGGAGGGTACAAGAGAAGAGTTGCTATAGCTTGTGCATTAGCAGGAGATCCTAAAATAGTGTACTTAGATGAGCCTACTGTAGGATTAGATCCAAAATCGAGAAGAAATTTGTGGGATATTGTAAGAGATTTAAAGAGAAGTGGAATAACAGTACTTTTAACAACGCATTATTTAGACGAAGCTGAAATTCTTTCTGATAAGGTAGCAGTGATATATGATGGAAGAATTGTGAGAATAGGAACTCCAAAAGAACTTATGAGTGAATTTAATAAATCTAACCTAGAAGAAGCATATTTAGCACTAATGGAAAGTTTAGGTGAGCAATGA
- a CDS encoding SelT/SelW/SelH family protein: MKSIRIIYCRPCGYLERALDLARDILSYFDDAKVELEQGKNGIFDIYLDGNKIFSRYEEKRFPENEEILKKLA, from the coding sequence ATGAAAAGCATTAGAATAATTTATTGCAGGCCATGCGGTTATTTGGAAAGAGCTCTTGATCTTGCTAGAGATATACTTTCTTATTTTGATGATGCAAAAGTTGAATTAGAACAAGGTAAGAATGGAATATTCGATATATATTTGGATGGAAACAAAATTTTTTCTAGGTATGAGGAAAAAAGATTTCCAGAAAATGAGGAGATATTAAAAAAGTTAGCATAA
- a CDS encoding NTP transferase domain-containing protein: MKIVIMAGGKGSRLSPRKPLLEVCSIPMIARVYNVAEKISTDIYIATIKNHVIEKELILRFPNIIYTSGKGYENDVLEAVTTIGFPVLVLPSDIPFLKIDYVKPLFTCKSSICTLLSRGKFVGISLWNSDNLNDFSSIESNVDIINVNTKEDLSIANKLCYENI; the protein is encoded by the coding sequence TTGAAAATAGTTATAATGGCTGGTGGAAAAGGTAGTAGATTATCTCCTAGAAAGCCATTATTAGAAGTCTGTAGTATTCCAATGATAGCTAGAGTTTATAATGTGGCTGAAAAAATATCAACTGATATTTATATTGCTACAATAAAAAATCATGTTATAGAAAAAGAGCTAATTTTACGTTTTCCTAATATAATTTACACATCAGGGAAAGGATATGAGAATGACGTATTAGAAGCTGTAACAACAATAGGATTTCCAGTTTTAGTTCTTCCTTCAGATATACCGTTTTTAAAAATAGATTATGTTAAGCCTCTTTTCACTTGTAAATCTTCTATCTGTACTCTTCTCTCTAGAGGAAAGTTTGTTGGTATAAGTTTATGGAATTCAGATAATCTTAATGACTTTTCATCAATTGAGAGTAATGTAGATATTATAAATGTTAATACTAAAGAAGATCTTTCCATAGCAAATAAATTATGCTATGAGAATATTTAG
- a CDS encoding ABC transporter permease, which translates to MKNIFLTTKAIIKDNLNSKETWFFIIFFPIFLTLIFALGFGAGTQVHEFVIINNSQVGKFINGSQLFTALYGNNEKEALLHNYIYVQIIKDNVSIYYPQDDKYLVPSLQALINQYYTNNSQIHYSSVLKYGNSYYEYIISGMIGVVALSNGIFGVTGVASGYYRDRLVDRLAASPLKSYEWVTSLVIYEIIITLISITPILALSLLFGFLPLIGLSFIGFLIISTLMFSGLGAIIFGLTPKDKLFVSNVAANVVTIPLIFLSTAFFSIYAFPSSLRVVVQYQPVSVIDSIIRDIIVYNVPPNPFYIIYVILGTLIFLALGSRLMKLREFE; encoded by the coding sequence ATGAAAAATATTTTTTTAACAACAAAAGCCATCATTAAAGATAATCTTAATAGTAAGGAGACCTGGTTCTTTATCATATTTTTCCCAATATTTTTAACACTAATTTTCGCACTAGGTTTTGGAGCAGGTACGCAAGTCCATGAATTTGTTATTATAAATAATAGCCAAGTTGGTAAATTTATAAATGGTAGCCAACTATTTACTGCATTGTATGGGAATAATGAAAAAGAAGCCCTTCTTCACAACTATATTTATGTACAGATTATCAAGGATAATGTATCAATTTATTATCCTCAAGACGATAAATATTTAGTACCGTCCTTACAAGCTTTAATTAATCAATACTATACTAATAACTCACAAATTCACTATTCCTCAGTTCTTAAGTATGGAAACTCATATTATGAATATATAATATCTGGAATGATTGGAGTAGTAGCATTATCAAATGGTATTTTCGGAGTAACTGGAGTAGCATCTGGATATTATAGGGATAGATTGGTAGATAGATTAGCAGCCTCTCCATTGAAGAGTTATGAATGGGTAACCTCATTAGTAATCTATGAGATAATTATTACGCTCATCTCTATTACACCCATTCTAGCATTATCATTATTATTCGGATTTCTACCTTTAATTGGACTTTCTTTCATTGGATTCCTGATAATTTCAACGCTTATGTTTTCTGGTCTTGGTGCAATAATATTTGGATTAACACCAAAAGATAAATTATTTGTTTCTAATGTAGCTGCTAACGTAGTAACTATCCCGTTAATATTTCTTAGCACAGCCTTTTTCTCTATTTATGCATTTCCTTCTAGTCTAAGGGTTGTAGTGCAATATCAACCAGTTTCCGTTATAGATAGCATAATAAGAGACATTATTGTATATAACGTACCTCCGAATCCCTTCTATATCATTTACGTAATATTAGGAACACTAATATTCCTAGCATTAGGTAGTAGATTAATGAAACTAAGAGAATTTGAGTAA
- a CDS encoding AIR synthase-related protein, producing MLIMIYFIFSQVNNVSFGKISPEQFLSRIKSGNCIICPALGEDDAVLKLNKKYLVIHSDPITESGLDSGFLSVVVACNDVNMKGTACKWVLTTVLLSREDNLNNIIDGINEACSLIGCNVVGGHTEVVDINRDIVVTTALGETDKIMEINSVKDGDYVVLIGDIGIEGSWILATQFQSLLRSKGVSDEVIEAAKAFKKELIVQSKALAISRLVKFMHDTTDGGLLQALFELAKRSNMTVSIREDSIPLRREVHEVTAALNIDPLKFISSGAFIAITDNPKEILSKVNGYIIGKLVKGEPIVKTEKRIINDNVKEELARIENSYNGWWKR from the coding sequence ATGCTCATCATGATTTATTTTATTTTTTCACAAGTAAATAATGTGTCTTTTGGTAAAATTTCCCCTGAGCAGTTTTTAAGTAGAATAAAATCTGGTAATTGCATTATATGTCCAGCATTAGGTGAAGACGATGCGGTATTAAAACTTAATAAAAAATATTTAGTTATTCATTCTGATCCTATTACAGAGTCTGGTCTAGACTCTGGATTTCTCTCAGTGGTTGTAGCATGTAACGACGTTAATATGAAGGGCACAGCATGTAAATGGGTACTTACTACTGTATTATTATCAAGAGAAGACAATCTTAATAATATAATAGACGGAATAAATGAGGCTTGTAGTTTAATAGGATGTAATGTTGTAGGAGGGCATACTGAAGTGGTTGATATAAATCGTGACATAGTAGTTACTACTGCATTAGGAGAAACAGATAAGATAATGGAAATCAATTCTGTTAAGGATGGCGATTATGTAGTTTTAATAGGCGACATAGGAATAGAAGGATCTTGGATTTTAGCTACTCAGTTTCAATCTTTACTTAGATCTAAAGGCGTTAGTGATGAAGTAATAGAAGCTGCTAAAGCCTTTAAGAAGGAATTAATAGTACAGTCTAAGGCTTTAGCTATTTCTAGATTAGTGAAATTTATGCATGATACAACTGATGGTGGGCTTTTACAAGCACTTTTTGAACTAGCTAAAAGATCAAATATGACAGTATCAATTAGAGAAGACTCTATACCATTAAGAAGAGAAGTTCACGAAGTAACGGCAGCATTAAATATTGATCCATTAAAATTTATCTCTTCTGGGGCTTTTATAGCTATAACTGATAATCCAAAAGAAATACTTAGTAAAGTAAATGGCTATATCATAGGCAAATTAGTAAAAGGGGAACCTATAGTTAAAACCGAAAAAAGAATAATAAATGATAATGTAAAGGAGGAATTAGCTAGGATTGAAAATAGTTATAATGGCTGGTGGAAAAGGTAG
- a CDS encoding 4Fe-4S binding protein yields the protein MEFDLVFIVVASLMALFSIYLIYLIKKGINGLGFLVVLYLSGSMVVMFASLPFFFSTQNKITEALVLMSNSFYMIIGLLAILGLVKKKIGNIRNNLTIFVFALLMAVSEALMGETFYSILTKSLGNPLLGVENYYYFGVMATEMLFTLVYFLKTINFPLREYLAILFPIMIFSPVIFPNNIKFVYDTIWVTASLMIVATIIIYETLYRERLKATQETMTSLEMMIIFTLMMAGEFVYFLIGSWYLFDFSMIAGMTWFIFRAISGPSKIKGNYTQNAKWTFSFITLTFIMEWFMGGVLDFATGIFAPSIPGFISSLSLGYVNPLSYYGLGLLFDLISIIGSVTGSVWFLIMMGTEMGMLAVFRIKNLKNTENKIRFILMISAYAIYTIFLPTFSPIASKVQYIPYMWSMGLGTLGPVSPSVLLTGIIGTYAVSAVLSFLFGARQICSVTCTAPLMYQGTFYDSLKTFNRSSKLGRKTLGSKLKPWFKLIVISVWSALLVAAIISYLNEIGILNFTIFGVDTTVFLYSFYFNVLWYIVFISIPFMGSYACLTQGWCSWGTFNQFIGSFGFFKLQVKDPTICLKCKTKDCARACPVGLTDMAGNFIKKGEFKSMKCVGVGDCVEACPYNNIMFHDVRHVIRNLFRRKIKYK from the coding sequence ATGGAGTTTGATCTAGTTTTCATCGTAGTTGCATCACTGATGGCATTATTTTCAATATATTTAATTTACTTAATAAAAAAAGGTATTAATGGACTGGGTTTTCTTGTAGTTCTTTATTTATCTGGTAGCATGGTCGTAATGTTCGCTAGTTTGCCTTTCTTTTTTTCTACACAGAATAAAATAACTGAAGCATTGGTTTTAATGTCAAACTCTTTTTATATGATAATAGGTTTACTAGCTATTTTAGGACTAGTTAAGAAGAAAATTGGTAACATAAGAAATAATCTTACCATATTTGTTTTTGCTCTATTGATGGCAGTTTCTGAAGCTTTAATGGGTGAAACGTTTTACTCCATTTTAACAAAGAGTCTAGGCAATCCACTATTAGGAGTTGAAAACTACTATTACTTTGGCGTGATGGCTACTGAAATGTTATTTACATTAGTATATTTCTTGAAAACAATCAATTTCCCATTAAGAGAATATTTGGCTATACTATTTCCCATAATGATATTTTCTCCTGTCATATTTCCTAATAATATAAAATTTGTTTATGATACCATCTGGGTTACAGCCAGTCTAATGATAGTAGCTACGATAATAATCTACGAGACATTATATAGGGAAAGATTAAAGGCTACACAAGAAACTATGACGTCCCTAGAAATGATGATAATATTTACGTTAATGATGGCTGGTGAATTCGTATATTTTCTGATTGGAAGCTGGTACTTGTTTGATTTTTCTATGATAGCAGGAATGACATGGTTTATTTTTAGAGCAATTTCTGGACCTAGCAAAATAAAGGGAAACTATACGCAGAATGCTAAATGGACTTTTTCATTCATAACATTAACATTTATAATGGAATGGTTTATGGGAGGGGTTTTAGATTTTGCTACTGGAATTTTCGCTCCCAGTATACCAGGATTTATTTCTTCACTATCCCTAGGATACGTAAACCCTTTAAGTTATTATGGTTTAGGCCTATTATTTGATTTAATATCGATAATAGGATCAGTAACTGGTTCTGTATGGTTCCTTATTATGATGGGAACTGAGATGGGAATGCTAGCTGTATTTAGGATTAAGAACCTTAAGAATACTGAAAATAAAATAAGATTTATTCTAATGATTTCAGCTTATGCAATTTACACTATATTTTTACCTACTTTCTCGCCAATAGCTTCTAAAGTACAATATATACCTTATATGTGGTCAATGGGGTTAGGAACTTTAGGACCAGTCTCTCCAAGTGTACTATTAACTGGAATAATAGGCACATATGCTGTATCTGCAGTACTTTCATTTCTCTTCGGAGCAAGACAAATATGTTCAGTAACTTGTACTGCTCCTCTAATGTATCAAGGAACTTTCTATGATTCTCTTAAAACTTTTAATAGATCTTCCAAATTAGGAAGAAAAACGCTCGGAAGTAAATTAAAACCTTGGTTTAAATTAATAGTAATAAGTGTGTGGAGCGCTTTATTAGTTGCTGCAATAATATCTTATCTCAATGAAATAGGTATTCTAAATTTCACTATATTTGGAGTTGATACTACAGTATTTCTATATTCCTTTTATTTTAACGTATTATGGTATATAGTGTTTATATCTATACCATTTATGGGATCATATGCTTGTTTAACACAAGGATGGTGCTCATGGGGAACATTTAATCAATTTATAGGCAGTTTTGGATTCTTCAAGCTACAAGTTAAGGATCCCACTATCTGTTTAAAATGTAAAACTAAGGATTGCGCAAGAGCTTGCCCAGTGGGTCTAACGGATATGGCTGGAAACTTCATAAAGAAAGGCGAATTCAAATCTATGAAATGTGTAGGAGTTGGAGATTGCGTAGAAGCTTGTCCGTATAATAATATAATGTTTCATGATGTGAGACATGTAATTAGAAACTTATTTAGAAGAAAAATTAAATATAAATAA
- a CDS encoding DUF1614 domain-containing protein, with the protein MKRIVIFSPFRGMLLPVYILLGLLLMVVALGYFKDLLVFVGISKKLSYFFAFELSFLSLALSPVNVVLKEVRKKDLSQSYDVVYVFGIPFYVPKLSLSYTTTLIAFNIGGAIIPVLLSLTLLFYLVSKIFLILINIILITIISKYFSKVIPGVGVVMHPLIPPIFSTIISYILFLHQPILVPVSAYIGSVFGTLIGADLLNLRKIIEASPQIVSIGGMGSFDGIFLSGLFSVVFGELLISI; encoded by the coding sequence TTGAAGAGGATAGTTATATTTTCTCCATTTAGAGGAATGTTATTGCCAGTTTATATTTTGCTTGGATTACTTTTAATGGTAGTAGCACTAGGTTATTTTAAGGATTTATTAGTATTCGTGGGTATTAGTAAAAAACTGAGCTATTTTTTTGCATTTGAGTTATCTTTTTTAAGTCTAGCGTTAAGTCCAGTAAATGTGGTGCTCAAAGAAGTTAGAAAGAAAGATCTTTCTCAGTCTTATGATGTTGTGTATGTTTTTGGTATACCATTTTATGTACCTAAACTTTCTCTTTCATATACTACTACGCTGATAGCTTTTAATATTGGTGGGGCTATAATTCCCGTATTATTATCTTTAACTTTATTGTTTTATCTTGTTTCTAAAATTTTTCTTATTTTAATAAATATAATTCTAATAACGATAATATCTAAATATTTTTCAAAAGTTATTCCAGGTGTAGGGGTAGTGATGCATCCTCTTATACCTCCAATATTTTCCACTATAATCAGTTACATTCTATTTTTGCATCAGCCTATTCTAGTTCCAGTCTCTGCATATATAGGTAGTGTATTCGGAACACTAATAGGTGCAGATTTACTTAATCTAAGGAAAATTATTGAAGCTAGTCCACAGATAGTTAGTATTGGAGGAATGGGTAGTTTTGACGGAATATTTTTATCTGGATTATTTAGTGTTGTATTCGGAGAATTACTAATATCTATATGA
- a CDS encoding DUF5752 family protein: protein MDLDSSGKGIPFRFYSAYYPPTYTKIKANSLQELYDGISKVDKHSIFYHVFHPMLSSHVVPEDLPNDFAFWIRDSLHDENLAELVADISGLEPLTVEDIRNEILELIKSYGINNKSADYPFIFISCVPVVYYLGIEIKTLSDFLDSVASVPARSLFYHFVYKRIVGEKTKNDLSDWLEKNFGLFELSEKLSKVDPQTYTDEEKFRDDILKIIEGELLK from the coding sequence ATGGACTTAGATTCCAGTGGTAAAGGTATACCATTCAGATTTTATTCTGCATATTATCCTCCTACGTACACTAAAATTAAGGCTAATTCACTACAAGAACTTTACGATGGTATAAGCAAAGTTGATAAGCATTCGATTTTTTATCATGTTTTTCATCCAATGCTTTCTAGTCATGTAGTTCCAGAAGATTTACCTAATGATTTTGCATTTTGGATTAGGGACTCATTGCACGATGAGAATCTAGCTGAACTTGTAGCTGATATTTCTGGATTAGAGCCGCTAACTGTAGAAGATATAAGGAATGAAATCTTAGAATTGATTAAGAGTTATGGCATAAATAATAAATCTGCAGATTATCCGTTTATTTTTATAAGCTGTGTACCAGTAGTATATTACCTTGGTATAGAAATAAAGACCTTATCGGATTTTCTGGATTCAGTAGCTAGTGTTCCCGCAAGATCTCTTTTTTATCATTTTGTTTATAAACGTATAGTAGGAGAGAAAACCAAAAATGATTTAAGCGATTGGCTAGAAAAAAACTTTGGTTTATTTGAATTATCTGAAAAATTATCTAAAGTAGACCCTCAAACATATACAGATGAGGAGAAATTCAGAGATGATATATTAAAAATTATAGAAGGTGAATTGTTAAAATGA
- a CDS encoding glycosyltransferase: protein MIEKYSEIVGEDEIDALFKIAAKLKDFSILHVNSTRAGGGVAEILNRMVPLMRELGLNVDWKVIRGDNDFFKVTKSFHNALQTGQGNLPEGAFETYNKWQEINSAEVPLDYDIIMIHDPQPLGLIDYKKKGKWIWRCHIDISNPYMPVWEFLNKRLSKFNSMIISTPVFARNDVDIPQFIIPPSIDPLSIKNKKIPDSTVRRILYKYELDLDKPLLVQISRFDYAKDPIGAIRAFKMAKKHIDLQMAYVGSPATDDPEGEEVYKKTAAEASGEKDIRLLMLPPYSDLEINAFQTGATIVLQKSIKEGFGLTVSEAMWKKKLVIGGRTGGIPLQIIHNITGYLVDNVEGAAHYIIHSIRNPDIAKRLGENAKEHVRNNFVITRHMREYLMVMAYVTGKNSPEDFQNLPQNKA, encoded by the coding sequence ATGATAGAAAAATATTCTGAAATAGTAGGAGAAGATGAAATAGACGCATTATTTAAAATAGCGGCAAAATTAAAGGATTTTTCTATACTTCATGTTAACTCTACTAGAGCTGGAGGTGGAGTAGCTGAAATATTAAATAGAATGGTACCATTAATGAGAGAATTAGGATTAAATGTGGACTGGAAAGTAATAAGAGGAGATAATGACTTTTTTAAGGTAACAAAATCATTCCATAATGCATTACAGACAGGTCAAGGAAATTTACCAGAAGGCGCTTTCGAAACTTATAATAAATGGCAAGAGATCAACTCTGCTGAGGTACCTTTAGACTATGATATAATAATGATTCATGATCCGCAACCCTTAGGATTAATAGATTACAAAAAGAAAGGAAAATGGATATGGAGATGCCATATAGATATTTCTAACCCTTATATGCCAGTATGGGAATTCCTTAATAAAAGATTATCAAAATTTAACTCAATGATAATATCTACTCCAGTATTTGCTAGAAACGATGTTGATATACCTCAATTTATAATACCGCCATCAATTGATCCATTAAGCATAAAGAATAAGAAAATACCTGACAGCACTGTAAGGAGAATTTTGTATAAGTACGAGTTAGATTTAGATAAGCCGTTATTAGTTCAAATTTCCAGATTTGATTATGCAAAAGATCCAATAGGTGCAATTAGAGCTTTTAAAATGGCTAAAAAGCATATAGACTTGCAAATGGCGTATGTTGGTAGTCCAGCTACTGATGATCCAGAAGGAGAAGAAGTATATAAGAAAACTGCTGCAGAAGCTTCTGGAGAAAAAGATATTCGTCTTCTAATGTTGCCGCCTTATAGTGACCTTGAAATAAACGCATTCCAAACTGGAGCTACAATAGTTCTTCAAAAGTCTATAAAAGAAGGATTTGGCCTAACAGTAAGTGAAGCAATGTGGAAGAAAAAACTCGTAATAGGAGGAAGAACAGGCGGAATACCTTTGCAGATTATACATAATATTACTGGATACCTAGTAGATAACGTAGAAGGTGCTGCACATTATATTATACATTCTATTAGAAATCCAGATATAGCAAAAAGATTGGGAGAAAACGCAAAGGAGCACGTTAGAAATAACTTCGTTATAACAAGACATATGAGAGAGTACCTTATGGTTATGGCTTATGTAACAGGTAAGAATTCCCCAGAAGACTTTCAGAATCTTCCTCAAAACAAAGCTTAG
- a CDS encoding cbb3-type cytochrome c oxidase subunit I, which translates to MSTRPNSLVTLLNSIFQLDKDWVSRITMAMIVMSLIWGMLGIIDALMARIQEAAWATSASLVMTSQEYYGGITLHGVRDLFGFAVQLEIAIFIFLSYKLLNFQPRAKWFLNIGFVLFNIAFMLIEGPIVAYPTFNDNFFGASGWYYLSPLGIPTYSNYVLSPLWFIGYELMDIGTYIFVIWLIYHYYLVSKTTKEKLPIFAVFALMTSLMIAIGWSGETAANTWDILAYFGITGLDPIANQIAFWILGHSIVYIVWMPAVASMYYLIPMLANKPIYSEKSARIAALLYLIFSNNVPIHHLYMVDLPVAIKLLQEVLTYAVVVPSMMTFLNLWATVKGANINLNLISVWISISFAGAIAAGVTGIANADLSFDSIIHNSMWVPGHFHAMIFWSIVPAGFATLYYMIPMLTGKMWYSNKIGWIHMVGYMIGTAMIVVGFDDLGLTGLIRRAEIFPLIPTYIIPEVVASAGAVIADVATLGWLGNLVLTLLKGRSANLANASIGEAINTIAMQLEVPKEITSGLDRINTKLNIIKIINKR; encoded by the coding sequence ATGAGCACTAGGCCTAATTCACTCGTTACACTTCTGAACTCTATATTTCAACTTGATAAGGATTGGGTATCGAGAATAACTATGGCAATGATAGTAATGAGCCTAATATGGGGGATGCTAGGAATAATAGACGCATTAATGGCAAGAATCCAAGAGGCAGCCTGGGCTACATCAGCCTCTCTAGTTATGACGTCACAAGAATACTATGGAGGAATAACACTACATGGAGTTAGAGATTTATTCGGATTTGCAGTACAATTAGAAATAGCTATTTTTATTTTTCTCTCATATAAATTATTAAATTTCCAACCTAGAGCTAAATGGTTCTTAAACATAGGATTCGTATTATTTAATATAGCTTTTATGTTAATTGAAGGCCCAATAGTCGCATATCCAACTTTCAACGACAATTTCTTCGGAGCCAGTGGATGGTATTATTTAAGCCCATTAGGCATTCCAACTTACTCTAATTATGTACTTAGTCCTTTATGGTTCATAGGTTATGAATTAATGGATATAGGTACTTATATATTTGTAATATGGCTAATATACCATTATTATTTAGTATCAAAGACTACAAAGGAAAAATTGCCTATATTTGCAGTTTTCGCATTAATGACATCATTAATGATAGCTATTGGATGGAGTGGAGAAACTGCTGCAAACACATGGGATATTTTAGCATATTTCGGAATAACAGGTTTGGATCCTATAGCAAATCAGATAGCATTTTGGATCCTAGGACATTCAATAGTTTATATAGTTTGGATGCCTGCAGTAGCTTCTATGTATTATTTGATACCAATGTTAGCTAATAAGCCAATTTACAGTGAAAAAAGTGCTAGGATTGCAGCATTACTATATTTGATATTTTCAAATAATGTGCCTATACATCATTTATATATGGTTGATTTACCAGTCGCAATAAAACTACTTCAAGAAGTATTAACGTATGCAGTAGTAGTACCATCAATGATGACGTTCTTGAATTTATGGGCTACAGTAAAAGGGGCTAATATAAATCTTAATCTAATTAGTGTTTGGATATCAATTAGCTTTGCAGGAGCAATAGCTGCAGGTGTAACTGGAATAGCTAACGCTGATCTAAGTTTTGATTCTATAATTCATAATAGTATGTGGGTGCCTGGTCACTTCCATGCTATGATATTCTGGTCAATAGTTCCAGCAGGATTTGCAACATTGTATTACATGATACCAATGTTAACTGGTAAAATGTGGTATTCTAATAAAATAGGCTGGATTCACATGGTCGGATATATGATAGGAACAGCAATGATAGTAGTAGGTTTTGATGATCTAGGCTTAACTGGACTAATAAGAAGAGCTGAGATATTTCCATTAATACCTACATATATTATACCAGAAGTAGTAGCAAGTGCTGGTGCAGTAATTGCTGACGTAGCTACATTAGGATGGTTAGGCAACCTAGTATTGACATTGTTAAAAGGTAGATCTGCTAATTTGGCTAATGCATCTATTGGAGAAGCAATAAATACAATAGCCATGCAATTAGAAGTTCCAAAAGAAATAACTTCTGGATTAGATAGAATAAATACCAAACTAAATATAATAAAAATAATAAATAAAAGATAA